In Liquorilactobacillus nagelii DSM 13675, the following proteins share a genomic window:
- the lepB gene encoding signal peptidase I, with product MQTLKNIFSWVLPVLIGLLIALIVRQFLFGFVKVDGTSMYPTLQNNERVMLLKQAKIHHNTVIVFNADGVDHNSPGVTKRTKYVKRVIGMPGDKVEYKSNGTVLVNGKKLSQGYITKAQQISGTLDLYSGYKEATGVVLGTGKTFIVPKNSYFVLGDNRKVSNDSRYYGFVPKSKIDGVVKVPFWNSKAKLINSFK from the coding sequence TTGCAAACGTTGAAGAATATTTTTAGCTGGGTTTTGCCGGTTTTAATTGGTTTATTGATTGCTTTAATAGTTCGACAATTTCTTTTTGGTTTTGTAAAGGTTGATGGGACTTCGATGTACCCAACTCTACAAAATAATGAGAGAGTAATGCTATTAAAACAAGCAAAGATCCATCATAATACGGTAATTGTTTTCAATGCTGATGGCGTTGATCACAATTCGCCTGGTGTCACAAAGCGTACTAAGTATGTAAAACGAGTGATAGGTATGCCTGGCGACAAAGTGGAGTATAAAAGCAATGGTACGGTTTTAGTTAATGGAAAAAAACTATCGCAAGGATATATTACCAAAGCTCAACAAATATCTGGCACACTTGATTTATATTCCGGATATAAAGAAGCAACGGGTGTAGTTTTAGGAACAGGAAAAACATTTATAGTTCCTAAAAATAGTTATTTTGTTTTGGGTGATAATCGTAAGGTTTCTAATGATAGTCGTTATTATGGTTTTGTTCCGAAAAGCAAAATTGATGGCGTTGTAAAAGTTCCATTTTGGAATAGTAAAGCAAAACTGATTAATTCATTTAAATAA
- a CDS encoding type II toxin-antitoxin system RelE/ParE family toxin — MKRIEFTYYDWNEFKRFLDQLADKDAAKLIATIQNIENNGLIIAERQLWVKKLENNLYEIRSKRSSNIQRAIYFQVQGSQYLITNAFTKKMQKTPESEKKIARNRRSKYFKKEDQR, encoded by the coding sequence ATGAAAAGAATAGAATTCACTTACTATGACTGGAATGAATTTAAACGATTTTTAGATCAACTAGCTGATAAAGATGCTGCTAAATTAATTGCGACCATTCAAAATATTGAAAATAATGGGTTAATTATCGCAGAACGTCAATTGTGGGTTAAAAAGCTGGAAAACAATCTTTATGAGATTCGTTCTAAGAGGTCTTCAAATATTCAGCGAGCCATCTATTTCCAAGTACAAGGATCTCAGTACTTAATCACCAATGCGTTCACTAAAAAAATGCAAAAAACACCAGAAAGTGAAAAGAAAATTGCTCGAAATCGACGAAGCAAGTATTTTAAAAAGGAGGACCAAAGATGA
- a CDS encoding TIM barrel protein, translated as MEISELKKPQLGLKASTAKSQLTDRLKYKPEVFEFFTSETDFTVEGLKKLSAAIELVKNVATDKIILHHPMRYQGEYTELIAPQKVFPELNKFIDRSTNSLLQLAFDFKVQVLLHGSYSRHTQNMIDLYPSLAAADTAALKRLDYFAQLGQQRIMFENSLSPIFYFGNPAVDQVIYERNYRLAFDTSHCFIKENGNNTHLLASLEFLKPHIVHYHLVDSMGKKHDSLQLGKGKINWQSILPALNSKATNIYEINLKNQDDCQEQIASHQYLTKIYQKFVKS; from the coding sequence AAAAGCTAGTACGGCTAAAAGTCAATTAACTGATCGTCTTAAATATAAACCTGAAGTTTTTGAATTTTTTACTAGTGAAACAGATTTTACAGTTGAAGGTTTGAAAAAATTATCAGCAGCAATTGAATTGGTTAAAAATGTTGCTACTGACAAAATAATTTTACATCATCCAATGCGATACCAGGGCGAATATACTGAATTAATCGCACCTCAAAAAGTATTTCCAGAATTGAATAAGTTTATTGATCGAAGTACTAATAGTTTATTACAACTGGCTTTTGATTTTAAAGTTCAAGTTTTACTTCATGGATCATATTCACGGCATACGCAAAATATGATTGACTTATATCCTTCACTGGCTGCAGCTGACACTGCCGCTCTTAAGAGATTAGATTATTTTGCACAGTTAGGTCAACAACGAATAATGTTTGAAAACTCTCTTTCACCGATATTTTATTTTGGCAATCCAGCAGTAGATCAAGTTATTTATGAACGTAATTACCGTTTGGCATTTGATACTAGCCATTGTTTTATTAAGGAAAACGGGAATAATACTCATTTATTAGCTTCTTTAGAATTTTTAAAACCACATATAGTTCACTATCATTTGGTAGACTCAATGGGTAAAAAACACGATAGTTTGCAATTAGGAAAAGGCAAAATTAATTGGCAATCGATTTTACCAGCCTTAAATTCAAAAGCCACAAATATTTATGAAATCAATTTAAAAAATCAAGATGATTGTCAAGAACAAATCGCCAGTCATCAGTATTTAACCAAAATCTATCAAAAATTTGTTAAGTCATAG
- a CDS encoding helix-turn-helix domain-containing protein, producing the protein MSKIDEYVAERSKNNPDFAKLVEQENINLEVAVKVRDLRESMGMSQREFADLIGKPQSTIARIENGSMNASTKILSEIAQATNQRLTIQFNPTF; encoded by the coding sequence ATGAGTAAAATTGATGAATATGTTGCCGAAAGAAGTAAAAACAATCCTGATTTTGCAAAACTCGTTGAACAAGAAAATATTAACTTAGAAGTAGCAGTTAAAGTTCGTGATCTTCGTGAAAGTATGGGTATGAGTCAACGTGAATTTGCTGATCTAATTGGTAAACCACAATCAACAATTGCTAGAATTGAAAATGGATCAATGAATGCTTCAACTAAGATATTATCTGAAATTGCGCAAGCAACTAATCAACGACTAACAATTCAATTTAACCCTACTTTTTAA